Below is a window of Spirochaetota bacterium DNA.
CAATGAATCCGGTTGACCATCCACTTGGTGGTGGCGAAGGGAAATCATCTGGAGGAAGACACCCCTGTTCGCCAACTGGCAAACCTACAAAAGGGTATAAGACCAGGAAGAAGAAGAAATACAGCGACAAAATGATTATTAAACGAAGGAAGTAATTGCTATGGCTCGTTCATTGAAAAAAGGACCGTATGTTGATATAAAGTTATTTAAGAAAATTGAGGAAATGAACTCAACAAACACCAAAAAAGCCATTAAAACATGGTCACGAAGGTCTACTATATTCCCTGAGATGATTGGCCATACGATTATGGTCCACAATGGGAAGAATTTTATTCCGGTATATGTAACTGAGAATATGGTTGGACATAAATTGGGTGAGTTTGCACCTACCAGAACTTTCAGAGGTCATGCAGGCAAAGATGATAAGGTAGCAAAGAGGGGCAAGTAAATGGAAACAAGGGCATTGTCACGATATAACAGAATTTCTGCCAGTAAGGCACGTCTGGTTGCAAATGAAATACGGGGTTTTTCCTTTCCTGAAGCCATTGATATTCTGAAAGCAATACCCCGTAAAGCATCAAAGGTTATCATGAAAACGCTGTATTCAGCAGCGGCAAATGCTAAATATAGCAATCCTGAAGTACGGGAAAATAATTTATATATCAAGAAGGTTGTTGTGGACGAGGGCCCAACAATGAAACGGTTCAGACCTCGTGCACGTGGACGAGCTTCACGTATACGAAAAAGAACCAGCACAATTGAAATAATTTTATCTGATGAAAATTAATCAGTAAAAGGTGTAATAATGGGACAGAAAGTTAATCCAACAGGACTGAGAGTAGGAATAATACGAACATGGGATTCGGTATGGTTTGCTGAAAAGGATGAGTATCGGAAAAATCTCCATGAAGACATTAAAATACGAAAGTATATTATGAATAAATTTAAGACAGCAGGGATTGCAAAGGTTGGCATTGAGCGATTTCCTGACAGAATTAATGTTTATATTCATACTGCAAGGCCGGGATTGCTTATTGGCCGCAAGGGTGTTGATATAGAAAATTTAAAAGAGGAATTACAAAAGAAAGTCCAGAAAAATGTGAATATATATGTTCAGGAAGTGAAAAAACCTGAACGTGTTGCTAAGCTTGTAGCAGAACAGATTGCAGCACAGATTGAAAATCGTTTCCCATACCGGAGAGCCATTAAGCAAGCTATTACTGCGGCAATGAGAAGCGGTGCGCTGGGGATTAAGGTTAATATTTCTGGGCGCTTGAATGGGGCTGAAATGGCCAGGGAAGAAGCCTATAAAGAGGGCAGAATCCCTCTGCATACATTACGTGCAGATATTGATTATGGATTTGCTGAAGCTCTCACCACATTTGGGCTTATAGGGGTTAAGGTGTGGATTTATAATGGTGATGTTCTTTCAAATGCTGAGGAACAGGAAGAAGAAAAATTTGCATTACGGAAAAAATCACAATAATTGAATAAAGGTGCACAACAATGTTAATGCCCAACAGAACAAGGTATAGAAAAGTTCATCGTGGACGAATGAAGGGAAAGGCAGTACGTGGTTCTACTATCCATTTTGGCGAGTATGCGTTAAAATCACTAGAATGCGGTGAGATCAACTCCCGTCAGATTGAAGCAGCACGTATTGCTATCAGCCGTAAGGTTAAGCGTGGTGGCAAGCTGTGGATTAGAATTTTCCCTGACAGGCCGTTTACCAAAAAGCCAGCTGAAACACGAATGGGTAAAGGAAAAGGTAACCCTGAAGGATTTGTTGCACGTATTAAACCGGGAAGAATATTATTTGAACTGGCCGGTATTGATGATGCAGTTGCTCGTGAAGCATTATCACTTGCAGCCCATAAATTACCAGTTAAAACCAAGATAATATCAATACATGATAATAATTAGTTCTGGAGTTGTTCAATGAAGGGTAAATTAGATGAATTGACAATAGATGAATTGCAAAGAACGTTACAGGAAGCAAAAGAAGAATTACGAAAAGAGCGATTCAAAAGGACAGTGAGCAGGGTTGAAAATCCCAAAAAGG
It encodes the following:
- the rpsS gene encoding 30S ribosomal protein S19, with the translated sequence MARSLKKGPYVDIKLFKKIEEMNSTNTKKAIKTWSRRSTIFPEMIGHTIMVHNGKNFIPVYVTENMVGHKLGEFAPTRTFRGHAGKDDKVAKRGK
- the rpsC gene encoding 30S ribosomal protein S3; translated protein: MGQKVNPTGLRVGIIRTWDSVWFAEKDEYRKNLHEDIKIRKYIMNKFKTAGIAKVGIERFPDRINVYIHTARPGLLIGRKGVDIENLKEELQKKVQKNVNIYVQEVKKPERVAKLVAEQIAAQIENRFPYRRAIKQAITAAMRSGALGIKVNISGRLNGAEMAREEAYKEGRIPLHTLRADIDYGFAEALTTFGLIGVKVWIYNGDVLSNAEEQEEEKFALRKKSQ
- the rpmC gene encoding 50S ribosomal protein L29, which produces MKGKLDELTIDELQRTLQEAKEELRKERFKRTVSRVENPKKAMQLKKQIARILTLLREYELGKRTLRSK
- the rplP gene encoding 50S ribosomal protein L16, translated to MLMPNRTRYRKVHRGRMKGKAVRGSTIHFGEYALKSLECGEINSRQIEAARIAISRKVKRGGKLWIRIFPDRPFTKKPAETRMGKGKGNPEGFVARIKPGRILFELAGIDDAVAREALSLAAHKLPVKTKIISIHDNN
- the rplV gene encoding 50S ribosomal protein L22, with translation METRALSRYNRISASKARLVANEIRGFSFPEAIDILKAIPRKASKVIMKTLYSAAANAKYSNPEVRENNLYIKKVVVDEGPTMKRFRPRARGRASRIRKRTSTIEIILSDEN